Below is a window of Thunnus maccoyii chromosome 16, fThuMac1.1, whole genome shotgun sequence DNA.
ATCATGGTGTACGCAATCTCTAATGTCCTTGCCATTGTGGCAGGCTTGGTGGTAAGTGGCACACGATGATGCACTCCTGCACACATGATGGGGCTGTGaacagtagtttttttttttttacagtgggACAAAACTGGAGAAGTATGAActagttttcttcttctctgtggtTCCTGCATGTCTGATCACAATGCATTGTATACTTGTAAAACTGTGTTAATTTGAGTAGCAATATTCCATCATCTGTGATGaaagtgatgtgtgtgtttttactgaacGTGTGTCTTGTGCTCCTCAGGGAATTATTGGTGGAATAATGGCCATTGTCCTGtccaaaaacaagaaaagcagGATCCTGGTAAAAAGTGTTCCCCTCTATTCAGCACTCACATATGTCATTTGCTGGCTCCTGTTAGAACTTGCCCTTTGCttttgagtgagtgagtgtgttgttgtgtgtgtgtgtgtgtgtgtgtgtgtgtggtttgtggaGATATGAAAGATAACTGtttaaacagatgaaaaacatACGTAAATGCAAATGTAGAATTAAAGAATAGATTTAAATAGGACGTCCTTCCTCACAAAATTGACTCACCTGTGTTTTCTGCTCCActtaacataaacacatgatCTGTTATGAGGAAAATGTCTGTCACTCACTAGCTTAAAGTCTTTATCTTTAACAGCTATCACACTGTCATGTTGTCCTTGCAGAAGTGGGTCCTGTTGGTCATCAGCTTCCTGGCAGGTCTCTTGGCAGTTGCCACCACCTTGGGCTTGTCCGTTTCCATGGTGACAGCCATTGTGCATAAAGGCTGGAGCCTACTAACACACTGCAAGTTTTCCGATGCTGATGTCGGTTCTTCCAGAATCACATACGAATGCCCCTTTGACCCCACCCGAATCTATGTAAGTTCAGTGTAAATATTTGTCTTGTAGCAGTTTTCACACTGCAAAAAAGAAGAGTTTAGTGATTAATTATGTGCTggcatctttttgttttgtcaaccAGGGGACCACAATCATTCTGTGGGTTCCGCTCATCTTCATGTCTGTGGTGGAAATGGTGTTTTCCTTCCGCTGCTTTGCTGCCTGTACCTCGTTCCTCTACCTCTGCCCGTGCAGGAAGAGGCCGATCCGGGCAAGGAGGGTAAGCTGCTCACTGGCTTTACTAATAGAGAGGCCTGCATTATTTGTCactggcagtgtgtgtgagagtgtgaatTGCTATGTTTTGTCACCTTATTGTGTCACGTATAGAGTGAGAACAAAGCTAGTTAATCATTTCAGTcggttgctttttttttaaatatgaaaaatgttttttgcataAATGTAAATGGGGCAGTGATCGTTTTCCAAAGCAGAAAAATGAAGTTGAAACTATGAGTTCCTAAAATCTTCTAAAACAAGAAGAACATTTGAACTAAACTGAAAAAATCACATAGCAAGGGACAAATACTATATTGTAACCTGGATTCACTGAAGGAGAAAGTATAATTTTACAAGAGAAATCAGCACTTTCCTGCCTGACTGTGACATTGTTACTCAGAATGACATCCTGAACTGTACTGTTTGAGGTTAAAACTATATGTCTTTTAAAAAACTACCAAATTATTCAACTAGTATAGTTGTATAAGTTATAGTTGAGTTTGTTTACTGCGTCATACCAATTATCTTTCCAGTACAAGATTTAGTAGTAACATTGCAGCCATAAAATAACAGATCAAACTAAAGTTTTAACAGTAAACTGACCTGACTTCATAATATCCACAAATAGCActgtgacatttaatttaatacatCCAATGGAAGCCAGCGGTCTAGACCTGCTGACAAAAGCAAAGTTGAACAGGGCAGTGTGGTAACCGTGTCCCTCATCTCATGCTTTCACAATACATGAGAACACAGTTTAGTCTtgagagtgaaataaaaacaaacagaaatagcACACATTGTAAACAGTGGCTCAGTAGAGCATTTATCAACCCCTCGTCTTCAAAACTGCACGTCAGATTTCAAATATTCTCATGTATTAATTGTTATGTATTACCAGGCAGCTTTATGGTCAAATACTTAAACTTCCAACATGTTAAGATTACATGTTTTATTCTATATGAAATTGTATGATGAGTCTTTGATACAAAAAGTCAGTCTAGGATTTAGAAGTTGTTTACATTTCTTCTCTTGCTCATTGGCCAGACAAGTTGAGATATCTAAAGTTAAAGTCTTAAGTTAAGTAAGGACTACtgtatttatgaataaacaGCTGTCTGGTGGctaattttaaagaaatgttaagttttattggatattttttgctacttttgtagtttttcattGAGATTGCAGGTGTGAACAGTTATCTGGGACTTAACTTATTGAATATCTTACCTTCCTAATAATGAAATGTATTCATACTGAAGACAGCATACAAGCAGAATACATATACTCAGCTAATTAGAGCACTCATGTAATGTATGTGTCATCCTGAGTTAGCTTTTCTTTACTCAAACTACATGTCATGTAATGTTCCAGGTGCGTATCCAGAGAGCTGTTGAAATCCAAAGATCACCTCCACCACAAGACCCAGAGACTGACGTCGAAGCCGAGGCTGTAGAGCAGGATGAACTGCTGGACTGCGACACTGCAGCGGAGCGGCAGAGTGAATGGCTCTGAAGCAGCTAAACCTAATGAGATAGGTTGCAAACCGCCGGGCTCGAGCAGAAAACGCAGCGTCATCTGTGAAGCTGTTGCACTGAGTGTGTCTGTTACACTGTGAATGTCTAATGAAGACATTTGTGGGACTCTAGCCAGCAACAGCATTTTATTTCCCTTTATATCAAAAGGATtgttattttcctgattaaaaTACTGCTATTGGTTTGACTTGAAATGATCATATTTTGTGTAGTGATATTGTCTTAACAATGCAAAGAGCTTTTACATGTATCCTGACtacaaaaatatactttttttccattttagttGTCAATCATTTATTCAGACATCACCCTTTATAATAATTTTACTTAGAAAAACTCAAACTTTACAGAACAAAGCTACAtaatattttatggtttttattGGTGTTGAAAGCGTCAACACTTTTCCTCATGTTtgcaaaatacaaatatatacaacAAATTAAATCTGACGTTCGCCTTGCCTTCAGTTTTGAACATTCAAGTCCAAATTTCAGAGGAATCTAAACCTGACATCTGTCACCACTTGACAGGACTCAATGTTTTCAATATTGTGAGGCAGAAGTTGCAGAAATTTGATgtcaataaaatacacatactaAATCATAACCTAAAATATAAGACTGTAATTTACTCACACTGTGCCATGTAAGAAGTATTCAGGTGTATACAACCCTCTTAACCATTCTTGGTGACTTTAGCAGGCAAGACCAGTGACACAAATGTATTACAGAAAAGGATCTATTATACAAACATGCTTTGACTACATATTCAAAAAGGCACAGGACAAAAGTGGGGCTGAAAGACGTAAAACGGAGTAGCCAAAATATCtatgatttaaataaattaaatccatcagatatataaaaacatacaagtACTAAGCCATTTTTACAGAGTTGTGTCATAGCATAAAAAGGTTCAGGACAAATATGAGAAagaatacaaaaacaatacTCAAAAAACACTCAATTTGACTTCAGTCCATAAACAGTAATATTGTAAAGGTGTCCTAGAAAAAACATGGTTAGATCCCCATCCCATTCTGAAAGGTAAGGATCCCTCATTACAAATGTATAGTCCGttccacagcagcagcctggaaaGACGATtcatccaaaaaaacaaaaaaaacaaaaaaaaaacctgctttaAGATCTGTTCTTTTCAGTTGCATTGGCGTCAAGGGGCACTGAGGACCTCAAGGTGTCTTGGACTCCTCTTTTGGCCTAAAAGGACCCAGAGCAAGAAGATGATTAACACTCAATTAGCCACTTCCTGGACAACATCATCAATAAGTGTGTGCAGTGTATTCTCACTTTGATGtgtccattttctcctcttccggcaccttttcttcttcttttacttctattaaaagaaaaaacaaataaataacaattgtAATAACACAGACCTGACTTAAAGGAAGAATGAGCTTTGAATGTCATTCtgcctttaaaataaatgttaattcataaaaattacaaataaaatttacaaaatgatgTGTAGGGTGAGATgagaatggagaaaaaaaaaatgaatagatacctttcttttcctcctcacctttcttctccttttcttctccctctttctctccttcagtcTTGGCTCGCTTGGCTTTCTTGAAGCTGGCTGCGTTTCTGCGGCCTCCTTCGCCTTCATCCTCTGAGTCAGAGAACTCCTCCTCACAGGCTATCCTCTTGTCGTGAGCACGGACTTAACATTTACAGTGGAGAGggtcaaatgaaaaaacaagatACACTACTGTGTTAGGGTTACCTCCAAGATGACACAGACTTGAGTGTGAGTCTGGAAGAAAAGTGTGAATATAAACTTTTCTGTAATTGTGTAGATTATGACTGAGCTTCTTACTGGAGATGCGTTTGTTGGGgtcgtcctcctcctcgtctccaCTGTCCTCCTGTATGGCATCTTCTGGGATGGCCTGCATCTGCACTCCTGGGGCATGTGGCAGCATACGCAAATTCTCAAACAGACGTTGCCTGGGGGACAGAAAAACGGTTAAACATACAGTGAAAGCTGCTGTAACTGCTGCCAACAAATACTCAAACTACTTAATCACAACTGTTGACTGTGCATTATGGAATATTATGTTTCATACATTATGAATGTTTTAATGACTAATGAAAAATAGCAAGAGGTTCATTTGAATGGCGGTTTCATGGACTTACTTGATCTTCTCCAGGTAGTCGTTGGTGTTCTGGTTGGTCATGTTGGACGGGCTGATGTGCAGCTTGAAGTCTGGTCCAAAGTACTCAAAGTAGTCGTTGTATGGGAGCTCTGGAGAGGAGTGGACATGatcaatatacatttttatcaataGTTAATGAATATAgaatcattttattgtttgtatggGACTGCTAAAAAGTTTTTAGTctgtttttacctgcagagaAACTAAAATCTAATTGCAGATAACAGATTCAAAGTGTTGCCTAATACAAGATGACTTGAGGAGAGATTAAGTTTTCTAAAAAGCCTGCTATTACTATTttgcaaatcctcatattttaaaaaggtataatgtgtaagatttggccagaatttttggataaaatatttcacaattaaCTAAAAGTATCAACAGAGTGTGAAGAAGTAACAGTTTCGACATTATGTCAATTACCCacatgtattgtgttgcagatatctactgaagttagcatgctaaccaccTAGCTCTGGCCCATACTGTCTggtaataccactttgtacctcagAGGTGATAGTGAGTTACTGTAGtatccagtctgccctcagtcatgagaggaagaagacgTAGCCCACCGGCAGTAATGGCGGAGCCAGGCTGAACGCTTTTGAAATTTTCACTGTATAACtgttaatgtcattttattaagtttaaatatttttttcagacgACAACGTAACCATGCATACTAACAAAATATGGTCattttatccaaataacgcctatTTGGAAAGTTGCACCAATGTTGCCAAAGCAGTTGCTCAGCTGTCCATGTCAGCTGATCCAATGAAGTGCACTGGGTTGCAACAGCTATGTGAACGTGGGCCATCTGGCATCATAACTAGATCGATATTGaaatttataaataaatcaggtctctactggattactgtgttgtaaaatggctgcaattaatgcaaaaatgatgctgtttttccattaatgagttctgtgacattttgatTGACACCTACCTTCAGGGCATGTGTGTGATTATTTAATTGTTACTTAGAGTcatgttgtaacttatctcaATGGTACAACCAGTTTCTGATCCGCGCGGCTCTTTTGTAATTTACCACTGGCTCTTATGTCTCTGAAacattttgatatcttgacaACGACAtagcacagattcactgtaaacagctTAAAGCTTTAAGCTATATCTTAAGCTTTAAGATCTATGCAGTGAGTGATAATGTTGGTAGGATGATGCGTTTGGGGCGGAAGGTGATATGCTGCCCCCTATTTGTCTGGATCAGgtggccaattcttacacaCTGAACCTTCAACTGTACCTACCAAATATTTAAGTTGCTAAAtttattgaattgttttataCTACTACAATACTGACAAGTTCTTGATTACCACCAGAGAAGAATCTGATTTTAGTTATATTCAGTGCATCATGTGCATAAAGACTAACCGTTGGGGATGGAGGTATCAAGAGCTACAGCAGTCTCGTAGGTCCAGCAGCGCGCCACATTGCGGATGGTGTAGCCTCCTCCACCCAGCATTAGTAGCGGCAGGTTGAAGCTTTTCATGTACTCCACACACTTGGCATGGCCTGAGTGTACAGCACGGGAAAAATTATGTTTAGCGAAAAGCCTTACAGTCTTCTTTGCTTGCAGCATCATGAGGAGAGAGATGTTTAATTTCACTTACCTTTAATGGTGAGATTAAAACAGCCAAGTCTGTCTCCTGACAGGGAATCAGCTCCACACTGCAGAACCACTGCGCTGGGCTGGTACATCTCCATCACCTTGGCCATGATctacacaaacaacaacatccGCTCTTCAGAATGTGCCTGTACGTCAAAGGAGATCtcaactacaaaaacacaacgagTCTATATTTACTCACAGGCTTGAATATGGCTTCATATGACTCATCGTCAATCCCATCCCTCAGTGGGTAATTCACAGCGTAGTATTTACCCTTCCCAGCACCAATATCCTGCGGAGAACAAGACAGAGGTGTCAATTCACTATATTACCACTATGGCAATGTGTGTTATATTTGTCACAACCTTACCCTCAGGTCACCAGTGCCAGGGAAGTACTCTCCATACTTGTGGAAGGAAACTGTCATGACACGGTCAGTGGTGTAGAAGGCCTCCTCTACACCGTCTCCATGATGGATGTCGATATCAATGTACAGAACTCTCTGGTGGTATCTGGAGAGAGGGAATATACCATTAAAGTCCTGCTACTTTTGTGGTCATTTGAAATCTTCCAAAACTATGTATTTACAATATATCTTGAAAACTCCTGCTTGGGAAAACAACTGGACCCTGAAACCAACATAAACTTTcaaagaagaagacatttgaTCAACCACCTAGAGTACCATCCACTcattcaaaacaaatgtgtaCC
It encodes the following:
- the tmem54a gene encoding transmembrane protein 54a gives rise to the protein MGHSGICCSSLKDNKALMKIGLGLVLVGHVNFLLGALVHGAVLRHINVHTTARIMVYAISNVLAIVAGLVGIIGGIMAIVLSKNKKSRILKWVLLVISFLAGLLAVATTLGLSVSMVTAIVHKGWSLLTHCKFSDADVGSSRITYECPFDPTRIYGTTIILWVPLIFMSVVEMVFSFRCFAACTSFLYLCPCRKRPIRARRVRIQRAVEIQRSPPPQDPETDVEAEAVEQDELLDCDTAAERQSEWL
- the LOC121881306 gene encoding probable histone deacetylase 1-B isoform X1 produces the protein MALTSQGTKKKVCYYYDGDVGNYYYGQGHPMKPHRIRMTHNLLLNYGLYRKMEIYRPHKASGEEMTKYHSDDYIKFLRSIRPDNMSEYSKQMQRFNVGEDCPVFDGLFEFCQLSGGGSVAGAVKLNKQQTDIAINWAGGLHHAKKSEASGFCYVNDIVLAILELLKYHQRVLYIDIDIHHGDGVEEAFYTTDRVMTVSFHKYGEYFPGTGDLRDIGAGKGKYYAVNYPLRDGIDDESYEAIFKPIMAKVMEMYQPSAVVLQCGADSLSGDRLGCFNLTIKGHAKCVEYMKSFNLPLLMLGGGGYTIRNVARCWTYETAVALDTSIPNELPYNDYFEYFGPDFKLHISPSNMTNQNTNDYLEKIKQRLFENLRMLPHAPGVQMQAIPEDAIQEDSGDEEEDDPNKRISIRAHDKRIACEEEFSDSEDEGEGGRRNAASFKKAKRAKTEGEKEGEEKEKKGEEEKKVKEEEKVPEEEKMDTSKPKEESKTP
- the LOC121881306 gene encoding histone deacetylase 1 isoform X2, with protein sequence MALTSQGTKKKVCYYYDGDVGNYYYGQGHPMKPHRIRMTHNLLLNYGLYRKMEIYRPHKASGEEMTKYHSDDYIKFLRSIRPDNMSEYSKQMQRFNVGEDCPVFDGLFEFCQLSGGGSVAGAVKLNKQQTDIAINWAGGLHHAKKSEASGFCYVNDIVLAILELLKYHQRVLYIDIDIHHGDGVEEAFYTTDRVMTVSFHKYGEYFPGTGDLRDIGAGKGKYYAVNYPLRDGIDDESYEAIFKPIMAKVMEMYQPSAVVLQCGADSLSGDRLGCFNLTIKGHAKCVEYMKSFNLPLLMLGGGGYTIRNVARCWTYETAVALDTSIPNELPYNDYFEYFGPDFKLHISPSNMTNQNTNDYLEKIKQRLFENLRMLPHAPGVQMQAIPEDAIQEDSGDEEEDDPNKRISIRAHDKRIACEEEFSDSEDEGEGGRRNAASFKKAKRAKTEGEKEGEEKEKKGEEEKKEVKEEEKVPEEEKMDTSK